Proteins encoded in a region of the Kryptolebias marmoratus isolate JLee-2015 linkage group LG14, ASM164957v2, whole genome shotgun sequence genome:
- the lmo4a gene encoding LIM domain transcription factor LMO4a, with protein MVNSRVEPPAVALMGGGGGPAAGRSCAGCGGRIADRFLLFSMERYWHTRCLKCSCCHAQLGEYSSSCYSKGGMILCRNDYIRLFGLSGACSACGQSIPASEMVMRAQGSVYHLKCFTCATCRNRLVPGDRFHYVNGTIFCEHDRPGGVLLSGHSVPLQTSGIMSDQKVC; from the exons ATGGTCAACAGCAGGGTGGAGCCGCCCGCCGTGGCCCTGatgggcggcggcggcgggccGGCGGCCGGCAGGTCGTGTGCGGGGTGCGGTGGCCGGATCGCGGACCGGTTCCTGCTGTTCTCCATGGAGCGGTACTGGCACACCCGCTGCCTGAAGTGCTCGTGCTGCCACGCCCAGCTGGGAGagtacagcagcagctgctacagcaaGGGAGGCATGATCCTCTGCAGGAACGACTACATCAG ACTCTTTGGACTCAGCGGAGCCTGCAGCGCCTGTGGACAGTCCATCCCTGCCAGTGAGATGGTGATGCGAGCTCAAGGCAGCGTTTACCACCTGAAG TGTTTCACCTGCGCCACCTGCAGGAACCGCCTGGTGCCCGGCGACCGCTTCCATTACGTCAACGGGACGATCTTCTGCGAACACGACCGACCCGGAGGAGTTCTGCTGAGCGGACACTCGGTGCCGCTGCAGACCAGCGGCATCATGTCGGACCAGAAG Gtctgctga
- the lrsam1 gene encoding E3 ubiquitin-protein ligase LRSAM1, translated as MPLFSRKRRSNKDSQKRLEYQLCRSKEAGADDILDVSGCELAEVPSSVFSICRVLQKKVLILHTNELRSLLPRGCDISSFSTLKVLDLHDNKLSSLPEDLGKLTTLQILNVEKNRLKVLPESIGNLQLLQTLNLKGNVLTELPSSVGSLRSLRTLDLSDNNILQLPVALASIRTLESLTLDAAAMTYPPAAVCSEGTESVQRFLCCELGQEYVPPSQYLLPVLESDCSKQDPDCLDGLEEAWKNKFTDYEKRKEQKQQEKLAFERHLEEKQKEHTQLLLMNNFHKENVLNSVRQAQERVDQGFSLQQRAQEAERQLVLEKVRQAEDNISGRISSLLMDNSRQKKSAEFLQAMEEDRIRVEQLTAITQEEADSLRKRDVAAAMQKMLLDSNAMSLLQQASDCRRQSLVSEACRSMETLDRKFDRMLSLQVLDKSKAIAQILQEEEMQKAAFQALQLQKDAVHGYIRNQIRLIEGELMQVTKLEIKRRNLDSESLQEVLVEQRTALSDLLQQLLKQRDQREQELRQVLVEMEKKSESNHQNYWMIQYQRLLDAKPLSLRMQESGVEEELVNLLCRLSAQHYLPVLAHHRITTEALWHMTTSDLKKVGISEAGVQKALLSWARERRPTAGCSKAVEQEEEAVPSAPSFPNIAIVPTPSPPRSPGTPVTPSAPVPVEEPGSSECVVCMETGSRVIFLPCGHICCCQVCSDALQNCPLCRSNICQRIRLYQN; from the exons ATGCCTCTGTTCTCCAGGAAGAGGAGATCCAACAAGGACTCTCAGAAGAGGCTGGAGTATCAGCTGTGCCGG TCCAAGGAGGCCGGAGCCGATGACATCCTGGACGTGTCGGGCTGCGAGCTGGCAGAG GTTCCGTCGAGCGTCTTCTCCATCTGCAGGGTTCTTCAGAAGAAG GTTCTGATCCTCCACACCAACGAGCTGAGGTCTCTGCTGCCCCGAGGATGTGACATCAGCTCCTTCTCCACCTTAAAG GTTCTGGATCTTCATGACAATAAGCTCTCGTCTCTCCCAGAGGACCTGGGGAAACTGACCACCCTGCAG ATTCTGAACGTGGAGAAGAACCGTCTGAAGGTCCTGCCAGAATCCATCGGgaacctgcagctcctgcagacGCTCAACCTGAAGG GAAACGTTCTGACTGAGCTGCCGTCTTCAGTCGGGTCTCTGAGGAGCCTGCGGACTCTGGACCTGAGTGACAACAACATCCTGCAGCTTCCCGTGGCTCTGGCCTCCATCCGCACCTTGGAG AGTCTGACTCTGGATGCTGCCGCCATGACGTACCCGCCGGCGGCCGTGTGCTCCGAGGGAACCGAGAGCGTCCAGCGCTTCCTGTGCTGCG aGCTGGGACAGGAGTACGTCCCGCCGTCTCAGTACCTGCTGCCGGTTCTGGAGAGCGACTGCAGCAAACAGGACCCGGACTGCTTGGATGGGCTGGAggaggcctggaag AATAAATTCACTGATTATGAGAAGAGAAAG gagcagaagcagcaggagAAGCTGGCGTTTGAGCGCCACCTGGAGGAGAAGCAGAAGGAGCACACCCAGCTGCTGCTCATGAACAACTTCCACAAAGAAAACGTCCTGAACTCCGTCCGGCAG GCGCAGGAGCGCGTGGATCAGGGCTTCAGCCTGCAGCAGAGAGCTCAGGAGGCCGAGAGGCAGCTGGTCCTGGAGAAGGTCCGTCAGGCCGAGGACAACATCAGCGGCCGCATCAGCAGCTTGTTGATGGACAACAGCAG GCAGAAGAAGAGCGCCGAGTTCCTTCAGGCCATGGAGGAGGACCG GATCCGGGTGGAGCAGCTGACGGCCATCACTCAGGAGGAGGCCGACTCCCTGAGGAAGAGGGACGTGGCAG CCGCCATGCAGAAGATGCTGCTGGACAGCAATGCCATGAGCCTCCTCCAGCAAGCCAGCGACTGTCGGCGCCAGAGTCTGGTGTCTGAGGCCTGCAGGAG CATGGAGACTCTGGACAGGAAGTTTGACAGGATGCTGTCCCTCCAAGTCTTGGACAAATCCAAAGCCATCGCTCAGATCCTCCAGGAG GAGGAGATGCAGAAAGCTGCCTTTCAggccctgcagctgcagaaagatgCTGTTCACGGATACATCCGGAACCAG ATCAGACTCATAGAGGGAGAACTCATGCAGGTGACTAAACTGGAGATTAAAAGACGCAATCTGGACTCTGAGAGCCTGCAG GAGGTTCTGGTGGAACAGCGCACGGCTCTCAGTGATctgttgcagcagctgctgaagcaGAGAGACCAGCGGGAGCAGGAGCTGCGGCAGGTTCTG GTGGAGATGGAGAAGAAGTCTGAGTCCAACCATCAGAACTACTGGATGATCCAGTACCAGAGGCTGCTGGACGCCAAGCCCCTGTCCCTCCGCATGCAG GAATCGGGTGTGGAGGAAGAACTGGTCAACCTGCTGTGCAGACTGTCGGCCCAGCACTACCTGCCGGTCCTGGCCCATCACCGCATCACCACCGAGGCGCTGTGGCACATGACGACCTCTGACCTCAAAAAG GTGGGCATCAGTGAAGCGGGAGTCCAGAAGGCCCTCCTGAGCTGGGCCCGGGAGCGCCGGCCCACAG CTGGATGTTCTAAGGCTGtggaacaggaggaggaagccGTCCCCTCGGCTCCGTCTTTCCCCAACATCGCCATCGTACCGACGCCCAGCCCGCCGCGGTCCCCCGGGACCCCCGTCACCCCGTCGGCACCGGTTCCTGTGGAGGAACCAGGAAGCTCGGAGTGCGTGGTCTGCATGGAGACCGGG TCTCGGGTCATCTTCCTGCCGTGCGGCcacatctgctgctgtcagGTTTGCAGCGACGCTCTGCAGAACTGCCCTCTGTGCCGCAGCAACATCTGCCAGCGCATCCGGCTCTACCAGAACTAG